A single genomic interval of Aedes aegypti strain LVP_AGWG chromosome 1, AaegL5.0 Primary Assembly, whole genome shotgun sequence harbors:
- the LOC110674637 gene encoding SRSF protein kinase 2-like — MIKQKGNSVPRGPSRECTTALNQKPPETGEEQERPEEYCWGGYHPVKLGDMLQERYQIIRKLGWGYFSTVWLSWDPVEKRYVALKIVKSEKIYTETAEDEIKILKAIRDADPGDPKRNKIIQLFDDFRITGVNGTHVCMVFEVLGYELLELIAKSNYRGIPLPNVKSIVRQVLEGLDYLHSKCHVIHTDIKPENILVCVDDEYFRNLVVDPSKLREELCPTTEDTDEHQTDVESIALQIGELQIGSTGGPSVQNKTEHGNGDMAKSANVEPCTTSSTDDLSKNIPHSSNEYAPLSQSTNNSSSKDPALTVCDIQVKIADLGNACWIDKHFTEDIQTREFRSLEVIIESGYNTSTDIWSVACMAFELATGEHLFDSVDSGRDSGSEDSDDDGCDDVHIASMIELLGPIPKKIALSGAKSKDIFNAKGKLRSFKDIKPWSLSDMLQEKYGWDQQDAEDFGDFLRPMLEYDAKERATAAICLDHPWLQDFER, encoded by the coding sequence ATGATCAAACAGAAGGGAAATTCAGTGCCAAGAGGTCCTTCGAGAGAGTGCACAACCGCACTCAATCAAAAGCCACCAGAGACGGGAGAGGAGCAAGAGCGTCCGGAAGAATACTGCTGGGGCGGTTACCATCCGGTCAAACTAGGAGACATGCTCCAGGAGCGGTATCAAATAATTCGGAAGCTAGGCTGGGGCTACTTTTCTACGGTATGGCTCAGTTGGGATCCGGTTGAGAAACGGTACGTTGCGTTAAAAATTGTCAAATCGGAGAAGATTTACACCGAGACGGCAGAGGACGAGATCAAAATTCTCAAAGCAATACGAGATGCAGATCCGGGCGATCCGAAACGAAATAAGATTATTCAACTGTTTGACGATTTTCGCATAACCGGTGTGAATGGTACTCATGTTTGCATGGTGTTTGAGGTACTGGGCTATGAACTTTTGGAACTGATTGCGAAAAGTAACTACCGAGGCATTCCACTTCCAAATGTTAAATCGATTGTTCGCCAGGTTTTGGAAGGATTGGATTATCTGCATTCGAAATGCCATGTGATTCACACAGACATCAAACCGGAGAACATTCTGGTCTGCGTAGACGATGAATACTTTCGCAATTTAGTTGTCGATCCTTCGAAACTACGTGAAGAGCTATGTCCAACGACCGAAGATACCGATGAACACCAAACTGATGTTGAATCAATTGCCCTTCAGATAGGAGAGCTACAAATTGGCAGCACTGGTGGTCCTTCAGTTCAAAATAAAACTGAACATGGAAACGGAGATATGGCCAAATCTGCGAATGTGGAACCATGCACAACAAGCAGTACCGATGACCTAAGCAAAAATATCCCACACTCATCCAATGAGTACGCTCCCTTATCTCAATCAACCAACAATTCCTCAAGTAAAGATCCGGCATTGACTGTGTGTGACATCCAGGTTAAGATCGCCGATTTGGGAAACGCATGCTGGATCGACAAGCACTTCACCGAAGACATCCAAACCCGTGAGTTCCGCTCGCTGGAGGTGATCATCGAGTCCGGTTACAACACTTCGACCGATATCTGGAGCGTGGCTTGTATGGCTTTCGAGTTGGCCACCGGAGAACATCTGTTCGATTCGGTAGACTCCGGCAGGGATAGTGGTTCTGAGGATAGCGATGACGACGGCTGCGATGATGTTCACATAGCTTCCATGATTGAGCTGCTAGGGCCCATACCGAAGAAGATCGCCTTGTCCGGTGCTAAATCTAAGGACATTTTCAACGCGAAGGGGAAATTGCGAAGCTTTAAGGACATCAAGCCATGGAGTTTGAGTGATATGTTGCAGGAAAAGTATGGATGGGATCAGCAGGATGCAGAGGATTTTGGTGATTTTCTAAGACCGATGTTGGAATACGATGCGAAGGAGCGGGCAACTGCGGCTATTTGTCTTGACCATCCGTGGTTGCAGGATTTCGAGAGGTAG